One genomic window of Ottowia oryzae includes the following:
- a CDS encoding DUF7003 family protein: protein MNYTAQDILNTLDQAGLDDIPMFDAGAAFVAPRLDVFRDDTRWAIVFNMVGWDQDVHTQIHPLGPRMRMRTWMGYMNARHSEWQADAQRELGAHADDPLALAQALMEGAALGQGFVAERMNQVQDMVQHYHQSVKSEGPSEEDKFLHPAEIEMDYAGDDELEHGLPRAAQVRGQPVSAAELAELQQLARSNASEGIVPAYALAFIEQHREKLWALPQEVAVFFEGGLPPHFMTLYEWEHPDLANEQKPGELASWQSLARAMAHNDRSAYQPGPANTDWRRWENI from the coding sequence ATGAACTACACCGCCCAAGACATTCTGAACACGCTGGACCAGGCCGGGCTGGACGACATCCCGATGTTCGACGCGGGCGCTGCCTTCGTCGCGCCCCGGCTGGACGTGTTTCGCGACGACACGCGTTGGGCCATCGTCTTCAACATGGTGGGCTGGGACCAGGACGTGCACACGCAAATCCACCCGCTGGGCCCGCGCATGCGCATGCGCACCTGGATGGGCTACATGAACGCCCGGCACAGCGAGTGGCAGGCCGACGCGCAGCGCGAGCTGGGCGCCCACGCCGACGACCCACTCGCGCTGGCGCAGGCCTTGATGGAAGGCGCGGCGCTAGGCCAGGGCTTCGTGGCCGAGCGGATGAACCAGGTGCAGGACATGGTCCAGCACTATCACCAGTCCGTGAAAAGCGAAGGGCCTTCGGAAGAAGACAAGTTTCTGCACCCGGCCGAGATCGAGATGGATTACGCCGGCGACGACGAGCTGGAGCACGGCCTGCCCCGGGCCGCCCAGGTGCGCGGCCAGCCGGTGAGCGCAGCCGAATTGGCCGAACTGCAGCAACTGGCGCGCAGCAACGCCAGCGAAGGCATCGTGCCCGCCTACGCTTTGGCGTTCATCGAGCAGCACCGCGAAAAACTGTGGGCGCTGCCGCAAGAAGTGGCTGTCTTTTTTGAAGGCGGCCTGCCCCCGCACTTCATGACGCTGTACGAATGGGAGCACCCCGACCTCGCCAACGAACAGAAGCCCGGCGAACTGGCCAGCTGGCAAAGCCTGGCCCGCGCGATGGCGCACAACGACCGCAGTGCCTACCAGCCCGGGCCAGCCAACACGGACTGGCGGCGCTGGGAAAACATTTGA
- a CDS encoding DUF421 domain-containing protein, with product MFHLSVPWWEFVARGLVVYALLLLFLRLTGRRQIGQYDPFDLILLMLLSNAVQNSMNAGDNSLVGGLISALTLIGCHTLMAHLMWRHPRLAHWVDGRPETLISDGQLDANVMRDQRLTADDVHAALRAAGCLQTHEVQKATIETNGQITVVLRNRDSLRTADTGV from the coding sequence ATGTTTCATCTGAGCGTGCCCTGGTGGGAGTTTGTCGCGCGCGGCCTGGTCGTATACGCCTTGCTGCTGCTGTTCCTGCGCCTGACCGGGCGGCGGCAGATCGGGCAGTACGACCCGTTCGATCTGATCTTGCTGATGCTGCTGTCCAACGCGGTGCAAAACAGCATGAACGCAGGCGACAACTCGCTGGTGGGCGGGCTGATTTCGGCGCTGACGCTGATTGGCTGCCACACGCTGATGGCGCACCTGATGTGGCGGCACCCGCGCCTGGCGCACTGGGTGGACGGCCGCCCGGAAACGCTGATCAGCGACGGCCAGCTGGATGCCAACGTCATGCGCGACCAGCGCCTGACCGCCGACGACGTGCACGCGGCGCTGCGCGCGGCGGGCTGCCTGCAGACGCACGAGGTGCAAAAAGCCACCATCGAAACCAACGGGCAGATCACCGTGGTGCTGCGCAACCGCGATTCCCTGCGCACGGCCGACACCGGCGTTTGA
- a CDS encoding YchJ family protein, with protein MPSRDSAPCPCGRQNARRQPLSWGACCGRYVDHWGSTPAPDAESLMRSRYSAFTQERADYLLATWAAEHRPAALDFDPGARWLGLEVRAQQATGDDRAEVEFVARWRVAGRAVRLHERSRFVRAADAQGVSRWWYLDGDQI; from the coding sequence ATGCCCTCCCGTGACAGCGCACCATGCCCCTGCGGCCGCCAGAATGCCCGCCGCCAGCCCTTGAGCTGGGGCGCCTGCTGCGGCCGCTACGTCGACCACTGGGGCAGCACCCCCGCGCCCGATGCCGAAAGCCTGATGCGGTCGCGCTACAGCGCTTTCACGCAAGAAAGGGCAGACTACCTGCTGGCCACCTGGGCCGCCGAGCACCGGCCGGCTGCGCTGGATTTCGACCCCGGCGCGCGTTGGCTGGGGCTGGAGGTGCGGGCGCAGCAGGCCACTGGCGATGACCGTGCCGAAGTGGAATTCGTCGCCCGCTGGCGGGTGGCCGGGCGCGCCGTGCGCCTGCACGAACGCAGCCGCTTCGTGCGCGCGGCCGACGCGCAGGGCGTGTCGCGCTGGTGGTATCTGGACGGTGACCAGATTTGA
- the trkA gene encoding Trk system potassium transporter TrkA produces MRIIILGAGRVGESVAETLASEANDITVVDPDPERLHALEDRVELRGVTGNGIQPSVLRGAGAEDCDLFIACTSADETNLVACKIAHDVFGIPNTIARLRSPEFVAGDKLLAKDGFAVDHVICPEASVTRYIHLLIEYPEALQVLQFSQGKAHLVAVRVAPDSLLANHSIAEFRAMNPDLPVRIVALYRGDRDQAFDRDTRVFAGDEIFVLVPREGVRATLHAIGNPDRPVRRVMIAGGGRVGLRLARSLIGKCEVKLIERDRARCEYLACELPPEMLVLQGDGVDEELLMDENVADMDLFIAITSDDEDNIMAAMLAKRLGARRVMALINRRAYADMMQGSTIDIAISPSNAVIGELLMHVRRGAVAAVHSLRRGTAEALEGVAHGDARTSRLVGRRVEQITLPAGARIAGIVRGTGNDARVVNPTHDAVIETDDHVIIFLPHKRMVREVEKLFQVRATFF; encoded by the coding sequence ATGAGAATCATCATTTTGGGCGCTGGCCGCGTGGGTGAAAGCGTGGCCGAGACGCTGGCTTCCGAAGCCAACGACATCACCGTGGTCGACCCGGACCCGGAGCGCCTGCACGCCCTGGAAGACCGGGTGGAACTGCGCGGCGTGACCGGCAACGGCATTCAGCCGTCGGTGCTGCGCGGCGCGGGGGCCGAGGACTGCGACCTGTTCATCGCCTGCACGTCGGCCGACGAAACCAACCTGGTGGCCTGCAAGATCGCGCACGACGTGTTTGGCATACCCAACACCATCGCGCGGCTGCGCTCGCCCGAATTCGTGGCGGGCGACAAGCTGCTGGCCAAGGACGGCTTTGCGGTCGACCATGTGATCTGCCCCGAGGCCTCCGTCACCCGCTACATCCACCTGCTGATCGAATACCCCGAGGCGCTGCAGGTGCTGCAGTTCTCGCAGGGCAAGGCGCACCTGGTGGCTGTGCGCGTGGCGCCCGACAGCCTGCTGGCCAACCACAGCATCGCCGAGTTTCGCGCGATGAACCCCGACCTGCCGGTGCGCATCGTGGCCCTGTACCGGGGCGACCGCGACCAGGCGTTTGACCGCGACACCCGCGTGTTCGCGGGCGACGAGATCTTCGTGCTGGTGCCGCGCGAGGGCGTGCGCGCCACGCTGCACGCCATCGGCAACCCCGACCGGCCCGTGCGCCGCGTGATGATCGCCGGCGGCGGCCGCGTGGGCTTGCGGCTGGCGCGCAGCCTGATCGGCAAGTGCGAGGTCAAGCTGATCGAGCGCGACCGCGCACGCTGCGAATACCTGGCGTGCGAGCTGCCGCCGGAGATGCTGGTGCTGCAGGGCGACGGCGTGGACGAAGAGCTGCTGATGGACGAGAACGTGGCCGACATGGACTTGTTCATCGCCATCACCAGCGACGACGAAGACAACATCATGGCCGCCATGCTGGCCAAGCGCCTGGGCGCGCGGCGCGTGATGGCGCTGATCAACCGCCGCGCCTACGCCGACATGATGCAGGGCAGCACCATCGACATTGCCATATCGCCATCGAACGCCGTCATTGGCGAGCTGCTGATGCACGTGCGCCGCGGCGCGGTGGCGGCGGTGCACAGCCTGCGCCGTGGCACGGCCGAAGCGCTGGAGGGCGTAGCCCATGGCGATGCGCGCACGTCGCGCCTGGTGGGGCGGCGCGTGGAGCAGATCACCTTGCCCGCGGGCGCGCGCATTGCGGGCATCGTGCGCGGCACGGGCAACGACGCGCGCGTGGTCAACCCGACGCACGACGCGGTGATCGAGACGGACGACCACGTCATCATCTTCCTGCCGCACAAGCGCATGGTGCGCGAGGTGGAGAAGCTGTTCCAGGTGCGCGCCACCTTCTTCTGA
- a CDS encoding TrkH family potassium uptake protein, with the protein MKRFAATFLVLSWVIMGFSFAFLVPMAWDWLGEGGQNTRVWSWCFLFTLLSGTWLWLRTRHTSRELSVRDGFLLVTLVWVVLPFYAALPLLFVVHGISFTDAYFEAMSGLTATGATTLAGLDLLAPSVNIWRCFLQLIGGLGIMLLAVAVLPLLGLGGTQLYKAEMPGPMKEQRLTPRVAETARGLWGVYFVLSLACFLAYRWFGMSWPDAFMHMCTTVGLGGLSSHDQSFGYWNSPALEWTAVLFMTLAGVSFARYFLMWRLHSLQPLTRDAEVRAYAWVLVLSTVVITAMLLVNGVYPDFATALRQAAFQVVSVATTTGYATTDYLLWPTFVPVLLLFLGCFVSCAGSTGGGIKMVRMLVLVKLAQRELVRILHPRVVRPVTLGRVTVPPDVIWAVMAFMLIYGGVMVGLTMAMLATGLDVVTSFTAVVGSLNNIGPGMGKVGPSGNFGGLTNVQIWVCTLAMLLGRLELLSVLVLFTPQFWRR; encoded by the coding sequence ATGAAGCGCTTTGCCGCCACCTTTCTCGTGCTCTCGTGGGTGATCATGGGGTTCTCGTTCGCCTTCCTGGTGCCCATGGCGTGGGACTGGCTGGGTGAGGGCGGCCAGAACACGCGCGTGTGGTCGTGGTGCTTTCTGTTCACGCTGCTGAGCGGCACGTGGCTGTGGCTGCGCACGCGCCACACCTCGCGCGAGCTGTCGGTGCGCGACGGCTTCTTGCTGGTCACGCTGGTGTGGGTGGTGCTGCCTTTCTATGCCGCGCTGCCCTTGCTGTTCGTGGTGCACGGCATCAGCTTTACCGACGCGTACTTTGAAGCCATGAGCGGGCTGACCGCCACCGGCGCCACCACCCTGGCGGGGCTGGACCTGCTGGCCCCGTCGGTCAACATCTGGCGCTGCTTCCTGCAGCTGATCGGCGGGCTGGGCATCATGCTGCTGGCCGTGGCGGTGCTGCCTCTGCTGGGCCTGGGCGGCACGCAGCTGTACAAGGCCGAGATGCCCGGCCCCATGAAAGAGCAGCGCCTGACGCCGCGCGTGGCCGAAACTGCGCGCGGGCTGTGGGGTGTGTACTTCGTGCTGTCGCTGGCGTGCTTTCTGGCCTACCGCTGGTTTGGCATGAGCTGGCCCGACGCCTTCATGCACATGTGCACCACCGTCGGCCTGGGCGGCCTGTCGTCGCACGACCAGAGCTTTGGCTACTGGAATTCGCCTGCGCTGGAGTGGACGGCCGTGCTGTTCATGACGCTGGCGGGCGTGAGCTTTGCGCGCTACTTCCTGATGTGGCGCCTGCATTCGCTGCAGCCGCTCACGCGCGACGCCGAGGTGCGCGCCTACGCCTGGGTGCTGGTGCTCAGCACGGTGGTCATCACGGCCATGCTGCTGGTCAACGGTGTGTACCCCGACTTCGCCACCGCGCTGCGCCAGGCGGCGTTTCAGGTGGTGTCGGTGGCCACGACCACCGGCTACGCCACCACCGACTACCTGCTGTGGCCCACCTTCGTGCCGGTGCTGCTGCTGTTTCTGGGCTGCTTCGTGTCGTGCGCGGGCTCGACCGGCGGTGGCATCAAGATGGTGCGCATGCTGGTGCTGGTCAAGCTGGCGCAGCGCGAGCTGGTGCGCATCCTGCACCCGCGCGTGGTGCGGCCGGTCACGCTGGGCCGCGTGACGGTGCCGCCCGACGTCATCTGGGCCGTGATGGCCTTCATGCTGATCTACGGCGGCGTGATGGTGGGGCTGACCATGGCGATGCTGGCCACGGGGCTGGACGTGGTGACCTCGTTCACCGCCGTCGTCGGCAGCCTGAACAACATCGGGCCCGGCATGGGCAAGGTGGGGCCGTCGGGCAACTTTGGCGGGCTGACGAACGTGCAGATCTGGGTGTGCACGCTGGCCATGCTGCTGGGGCGGCTGGAGCTGCTGTCGGTGCTGGTGCTGTTCACGCCACAGTTCTGGAGGAGATAA
- a CDS encoding HAD family hydrolase: protein MTFEAVLFDCDGVLVDSEPITMAVLRDMLADAGWDMPLAACMAEFVGVTVRSKAALIEARTGRPLTDAWMAEFYDRRNAALQADLKAIAGADVAVQAAHAATGGRIACASGADRFKVEMQLAQVGLARWFGGAVFSGHELPRTKPAPDVYLAAAAHLGVPPARCLVVEDTPTGIQAGVAAGATVWAYAPPGVDATPLLATGAQRVFAHMADLATLLGR, encoded by the coding sequence ATGACTTTTGAAGCCGTTCTTTTTGATTGCGATGGCGTGCTGGTGGACAGCGAGCCCATCACCATGGCCGTGCTGCGCGACATGCTGGCGGATGCGGGTTGGGACATGCCGCTGGCTGCATGCATGGCCGAATTCGTCGGCGTCACCGTGCGCAGCAAGGCCGCGCTGATCGAAGCGCGCACCGGCCGGCCGCTGACCGATGCGTGGATGGCCGAGTTTTACGACCGGCGCAACGCCGCTCTGCAGGCCGATCTGAAGGCGATCGCCGGCGCCGACGTGGCGGTGCAGGCGGCGCACGCGGCCACGGGCGGTCGCATTGCCTGCGCATCGGGCGCCGACCGCTTCAAGGTGGAAATGCAGCTGGCGCAGGTCGGCCTGGCGCGGTGGTTTGGGGGCGCGGTGTTCAGCGGCCACGAGTTGCCCCGCACCAAGCCCGCGCCCGACGTGTACCTGGCCGCGGCGGCACACCTGGGCGTGCCGCCCGCGCGCTGCCTGGTGGTGGAAGACACGCCCACGGGCATCCAGGCTGGCGTGGCGGCCGGGGCGACGGTGTGGGCCTACGCGCCGCCGGGCGTTGACGCTACGCCGCTCTTGGCGACCGGGGCGCAGCGCGTGTTCGCGCACATGGCGGACCTGGCGACACTGCTCGGGCGCTGA
- a CDS encoding PaaI family thioesterase, with protein MTDTATLQAALSDYFAPWVQALHLQVEPAQPEGAVLLRLPHSDQLARTGGMLCGQAMMAAADTAMVLALIAHFGEFRPCTTVQLSTSFLKPLSGQDALIHARVLRAGKTMAFGEIDLSSAADGKSVCRASTTYALL; from the coding sequence ATGACCGACACCGCCACCTTGCAAGCCGCCCTGTCCGACTACTTCGCGCCCTGGGTGCAGGCGCTGCATCTGCAGGTGGAGCCGGCGCAGCCCGAAGGTGCGGTGCTGCTGCGCCTGCCACACAGCGACCAGTTGGCGCGCACCGGCGGCATGCTGTGTGGCCAGGCCATGATGGCCGCTGCCGACACGGCGATGGTGCTGGCGCTGATCGCGCATTTCGGCGAATTTCGCCCCTGCACCACGGTGCAGCTGAGCACCAGCTTTCTCAAGCCGCTTTCCGGGCAGGACGCGCTGATCCACGCGCGCGTGCTGCGCGCAGGCAAGACCATGGCGTTCGGTGAGATTGACCTGAGCAGCGCCGCCGACGGCAAAAGCGTGTGCCGCGCCAGCACCACTTACGCGCTGCTGTAA
- a CDS encoding amidase codes for MNALPTVTALAADLAAGRTTSLQLTEAALARAQDPAGEGARVFTRLDADRARAAAQASDTLRAAGIVRSPLEGLPISVKDLFDVAGQVTTAGSAVLKGAAPAARNAPVIDRLIAAGAVIVGRTNMTEFAFSGLGLNPHYGTPKNPWDRTTGRIPGGSSSGAAVSVSDGMAVLGIGSDTGGSVRIPSALCGLTGFKPTQRRVPNDGVLPLSTSLDSLGPLAASVRCCALVDAVLAGSPAPSGAERPLRHARLAVPQTVVLDGMDATVAATFERALQRLADAGAHVIRVDIPEFAELPALHARGTLAAAEAWAWHRALLSERGDGYDPRVASRIRGAQAMGAADYIDLLHARRRWIARMEARIAAFDALVMPTVPVVAPPIAELQASDDAYTAANGLILRNPTLINFLDGCALSLPCHARGQAPVGLMLAGPAMADARILALGEAVEAALAD; via the coding sequence ATGAACGCCCTGCCCACCGTCACCGCGCTGGCCGCCGATCTGGCCGCTGGCCGCACCACGTCCCTGCAACTGACCGAAGCCGCGCTGGCGCGCGCGCAAGACCCGGCGGGTGAAGGCGCCCGCGTGTTCACCCGGCTGGACGCCGACCGCGCCCGCGCCGCTGCGCAGGCGTCCGACACGCTGCGCGCGGCAGGCATCGTGCGCTCGCCGCTGGAAGGCCTGCCGATATCGGTCAAGGATTTGTTCGACGTGGCCGGGCAGGTCACGACCGCAGGCTCTGCTGTCTTGAAAGGCGCGGCGCCAGCCGCGCGCAACGCACCGGTGATCGACCGGCTGATCGCCGCAGGCGCCGTGATCGTGGGGCGCACCAACATGACCGAGTTCGCGTTCTCCGGCCTGGGCCTGAACCCGCACTACGGCACGCCGAAGAACCCGTGGGACCGCACCACCGGCCGCATTCCGGGCGGCTCTTCATCCGGCGCAGCCGTGTCGGTGAGCGACGGCATGGCGGTGCTGGGCATCGGCAGCGACACGGGCGGCTCGGTGCGCATCCCGTCCGCCTTGTGCGGGCTGACCGGCTTCAAGCCCACGCAGCGGCGCGTGCCCAACGATGGCGTGCTGCCGCTGTCCACCTCGCTCGATTCGCTGGGCCCGCTGGCGGCCAGCGTGCGCTGCTGCGCGCTGGTGGATGCCGTGCTGGCAGGCTCGCCCGCGCCCAGCGGGGCGGAGCGCCCGCTGCGCCACGCGCGCCTGGCCGTGCCGCAGACGGTGGTGCTGGATGGCATGGACGCCACGGTGGCCGCCACGTTCGAGCGCGCCCTGCAGCGCCTGGCCGACGCGGGCGCCCACGTCATCCGGGTGGACATCCCCGAATTCGCCGAGCTGCCTGCCCTGCACGCGCGCGGCACGCTGGCTGCCGCTGAGGCGTGGGCCTGGCACCGCGCGCTGCTGAGCGAGCGCGGCGACGGCTACGACCCGCGCGTGGCCAGCCGCATCCGGGGCGCGCAAGCCATGGGCGCGGCCGACTACATCGACCTGCTGCACGCGCGCCGCCGCTGGATCGCGCGGATGGAAGCGCGCATCGCCGCGTTCGATGCGCTCGTCATGCCCACCGTGCCCGTCGTCGCCCCGCCCATCGCTGAGCTGCAAGCCAGCGACGACGCCTACACCGCAGCTAACGGCCTCATCTTGCGCAACCCCACGCTGATCAACTTTCTGGACGGCTGCGCCCTGTCGCTGCCCTGCCACGCGCGCGGGCAAGCCCCCGTGGGCCTGATGTTGGCCGGACCCGCCATGGCCGATGCGCGCATCCTGGCGCTGGGCGAAGCGGTGGAAGCCGCGCTGGCCGACTAG
- the metW gene encoding methionine biosynthesis protein MetW has protein sequence MSDTALLQSIARLVPEGSRVLDLGCGDGALLDLLTRQKGCTGYGIEIDDANVLACVQRGINVLQLNLHQGLKAFQDQSFDVVLQIDTLQHLRNAETMLRETARVGRVGIVAFPNFAHWPNRLSVARGRMPVTRRLPYQWYDTPNIRVGTYKDFDALARKNGLKVLDSFGLQHGQEVRMLPNLMAATAVFKLAAARAG, from the coding sequence ATGAGCGACACCGCACTGCTTCAATCCATCGCCCGCTTGGTGCCCGAGGGTTCTCGCGTGCTTGACCTGGGCTGCGGCGACGGCGCCTTGCTCGATTTGCTCACGCGCCAGAAAGGCTGCACGGGCTACGGCATCGAGATCGACGACGCCAATGTGCTGGCCTGCGTGCAGCGCGGCATCAACGTGCTGCAACTCAACCTGCACCAGGGGCTGAAGGCGTTCCAGGACCAGAGCTTTGACGTGGTGCTGCAGATCGATACGCTGCAGCACCTGCGCAATGCCGAAACCATGCTGCGCGAAACCGCGCGCGTGGGGCGTGTGGGCATCGTCGCCTTTCCCAACTTCGCGCACTGGCCCAACCGCCTGAGCGTGGCGCGCGGGCGCATGCCGGTCACGCGGCGGCTGCCTTACCAGTGGTACGACACGCCGAACATCCGCGTGGGCACGTACAAGGACTTTGACGCGCTGGCGCGCAAGAACGGGCTGAAAGTGCTGGATTCTTTCGGCCTGCAGCATGGGCAAGAGGTGCGGATGCTGCCCAACCTGATGGCCGCCACGGCTGTGTTCAAGCTGGCGGCGGCTCGCGCGGGCTGA